The Manis javanica isolate MJ-LG chromosome 4, MJ_LKY, whole genome shotgun sequence genome contains a region encoding:
- the TUBD1 gene encoding tubulin delta chain isoform X1 encodes MSIVTMQLGQCGNQIGFEVFDALFSDSHCPQGLCSKRENEAYQASCKERFFNEEENGVSIARAVLVDMEPKVINQTVTKAAQSGRWKYGQHSCFCQKQGSGNNWAYGYSVHGPRHKESIMDLIQKEVEKCDSLSGFFIIMSMAGGTGSGLGAFITQNLQDQYSDSLKMNHIIWPYGTGEVIVQNYNSILTLSHLYRSSDALLVHENDAVHKICAKLMDIKHISFKDINQVLAHQLGNVFQPTYSLEGSCHYRRNPLGDLMEHLVPHPEFKMLGVRNIPQLSENSLAYSSFTWAGLLKHLRQMLICNAKMEEGIDWQVRPPSSGLPTVGKMSLNKELRFNTSIANLVILRGKDVHSADLGGFKDPALYTSWLEPVNAFSVWKTQRAFSKYEKSAALVSNSQFLVKPLDMVVGKAWNMFASKAYIHQYTKFGIEEEDFLDSFTLLEQVVASYCNL; translated from the exons ATGTCAATAGTAACAATGCAGCTTGGTCAGTGTGGCAATCAGATTGGTTTTGAAGTGTTTGATGCTCTATTTAGTGACTCACACTGTCCCCAGGGACTCTGCTCTAAAAGAGAGAATGAGGCATACCAAGCATCTTGCAAAGAAAGATTCTTCAATGAGGAGGAAAATGGAG tgTCAATTGCCCGGGCTGTACTTGTTGACATGGAACCTAAAGTTATTAATCAAACAGTCACAAAGGCTGCCCAGTCTGGCCGATGGAAATATGGCCAGCATTCATGCTTCTGTCAAAAACAAGGTTCTGGAAACAACTGGGCATATGG TTACTCTGTTCATGGACCCAGGCATAAAGAATCTATAATGGACCTAATCCagaaggaagtggagaaatgTGACTCTTTGAGTGGCTTTTTCATCATAATGAGTATGGCTGGGGGCACAGGATCAGGACTAGGAGCCTTCATTACACAGAATTTACAAGATCAGTACTCAGACTCTTTGAAAATGAATCATATTATATGGCCTTATGGAACTGGTGAG GTTATTGTTCAGAACTACAACTCCATTTTGACTCTTTCTCACTTGTACCGATCTTCAGATGCCCTCCTTGTTCATGAGAATGATGCTGTTCATAAGATCTGTGCAAAACTGATGGATATCAAGCATATCTCCTTTAAAGATATAAATCAGGTCCTTGCACATCAGCTGGGAAATGTGTTCCAGCCTACTTATTCTTTAGAAGGCTCATGTCACTACAGAAGAAATCCATTAG gaGACTTAATGGAGCATTTAGTTCCCCATCCTGAATTCAAGATGCTGGGTGTTCGTAACATTCCTCAACTGTCTGAGAACTCACTGGCATATAGCTCATTTACTTGGGCTGGCCTCCTCAAGCATTTGAGACAGATGCTCATTTGTAATGCAAAAATGGAAGAAG gTATCGATTGGCAGGTGCGGCCACCCTCATCAGGACTTCCTACTGTTGGTAAAATGTCTCTCAATAAGGAGCTTCGTTTTAATACTTCCATTGCTAACTTGGTTATCCTTCGTGGGAAAGATGTGCACAGTGCAGATCTGG GGGGATTTAAAGATCCAGCCCTGTATACTTCCTGGTTAGAACCTGTGAATGCTTTCAGTGTATGGAAAACCCAGCGAGCCTTTAGCAAATATGAGAAGTCTGCAGCATTGGTCAGCAATAGCCAGTTCTTAGTAAAACCACTTGATATGGTTGTGGGCAAAGCATGGAATATGTTTGCTTCaaa AGCCTATATTCATCAATACACAAAGTTTGGAATTGAAGAAGAGGACTTTTTGGACAGTTTCACATTGTTAGAACAAGTTGTTGCCAGTTATTGCAACCTCTGA
- the TUBD1 gene encoding tubulin delta chain isoform X2, with protein MSIVTMQLGQCGNQIGFEVFDALFSDSHCPQGLCSKRENEAYQASCKERFFNEEENGVSIARAVLVDMEPKVINQTVTKAAQSGRWKYGQHSCFCQKQGSGNNWAYGYSVHGPRHKESIMDLIQKEVEKCDSLSGFFIIMSMAGGTGSGLGAFITQNLQDQYSDSLKMNHIIWPYGTGEVIVQNYNSILTLSHLYRSSDALLVHENDAVHKICAKLMDIKHISFKDINQVLAHQLGNVFQPTYSLEGSCHYRRNPLGDLMEHLVPHPEFKMLGVRNIPQLSENSLAYSSFTWAGLLKHLRQMLICNAKMEEGIDWQVRPPSSGLPTVGKMSLNKELRFNTSIANLVILRGKDVHSADLEPIFINTQSLELKKRTFWTVSHC; from the exons ATGTCAATAGTAACAATGCAGCTTGGTCAGTGTGGCAATCAGATTGGTTTTGAAGTGTTTGATGCTCTATTTAGTGACTCACACTGTCCCCAGGGACTCTGCTCTAAAAGAGAGAATGAGGCATACCAAGCATCTTGCAAAGAAAGATTCTTCAATGAGGAGGAAAATGGAG tgTCAATTGCCCGGGCTGTACTTGTTGACATGGAACCTAAAGTTATTAATCAAACAGTCACAAAGGCTGCCCAGTCTGGCCGATGGAAATATGGCCAGCATTCATGCTTCTGTCAAAAACAAGGTTCTGGAAACAACTGGGCATATGG TTACTCTGTTCATGGACCCAGGCATAAAGAATCTATAATGGACCTAATCCagaaggaagtggagaaatgTGACTCTTTGAGTGGCTTTTTCATCATAATGAGTATGGCTGGGGGCACAGGATCAGGACTAGGAGCCTTCATTACACAGAATTTACAAGATCAGTACTCAGACTCTTTGAAAATGAATCATATTATATGGCCTTATGGAACTGGTGAG GTTATTGTTCAGAACTACAACTCCATTTTGACTCTTTCTCACTTGTACCGATCTTCAGATGCCCTCCTTGTTCATGAGAATGATGCTGTTCATAAGATCTGTGCAAAACTGATGGATATCAAGCATATCTCCTTTAAAGATATAAATCAGGTCCTTGCACATCAGCTGGGAAATGTGTTCCAGCCTACTTATTCTTTAGAAGGCTCATGTCACTACAGAAGAAATCCATTAG gaGACTTAATGGAGCATTTAGTTCCCCATCCTGAATTCAAGATGCTGGGTGTTCGTAACATTCCTCAACTGTCTGAGAACTCACTGGCATATAGCTCATTTACTTGGGCTGGCCTCCTCAAGCATTTGAGACAGATGCTCATTTGTAATGCAAAAATGGAAGAAG gTATCGATTGGCAGGTGCGGCCACCCTCATCAGGACTTCCTACTGTTGGTAAAATGTCTCTCAATAAGGAGCTTCGTTTTAATACTTCCATTGCTAACTTGGTTATCCTTCGTGGGAAAGATGTGCACAGTGCAGATCTGG AGCCTATATTCATCAATACACAAAGTTTGGAATTGAAGAAGAGGACTTTTTGGACAGTTTCACATTGTTAG